Proteins found in one Scardovia inopinata JCM 12537 genomic segment:
- the nrdD gene encoding anaerobic ribonucleoside-triphosphate reductase, producing MEQLVVEKSEVKDQAGIDSVKVEKRDGRVVPFDSVNIIHAIEAAFKAVDEEVGPEEVRLIEQMTQRVASSITGRYNGPVRIDDIQSLVEHELVNEHLYDIAKAYTSYRLDKDIKRAKASDVNEAIKKLVNKDESLVRENANKDSNVYATQRDLLAGTVSKASAMNMLPADVANAHIKGDIHFHDADYSPFTPMTNCSLPDFGDMLRNGFELGNAMMDSPKSIGTAATQITQIIKDIAGSQYGGQTVNRADEMLAEYAKLDYNKNLDTARALFPEGEDINLARTVVQGFKDREPKWLHFENRQPLPMDEPFHEDADPLEQVREVYAKIMTRKNIYDAMQTMEYQINSNRVSNGQTPFVTVGFGLGTDWFAREIQRAIFLIRIRGLGKDRHTAIFPKLVYTVKHGLNDKPGTPNYDMKQMALECATKRMYPDIVFYENIVKITGSFKAPMGCRSFLNNWTDPETGEDVEDSRMNLGVVSVNIPRIALESHGDKERFWKIFDQRMEVAHEALQFRIKRCKEATPINAPTLFEHGAFGRLKPTDNVDTLFNRSRSTISLGYIGLYEATAMFYGKDWMTDHSWDPEGKEFALEIVRRMHNLCVQWDKEEGYHYSVYSTPAESLTDRFARMDKEKFGIVEGVTDHDFYTNSFHYPVWLRPTPMEKLSYERDFPYLANGGFINYCEFPSLQQNPKALEAVWDYAHNIGIGYLGTNTPIDHCFECGFEGDFEPTENGFKCPECGNSDPEKCNVTKRTCGYLGNPVQRPMVHGRHEEIAHRVKHMAGETGHVTLANGTVKEWWDDAK from the coding sequence ATGGAACAACTCGTAGTCGAGAAGTCAGAAGTCAAGGACCAGGCAGGAATTGACTCCGTCAAGGTAGAAAAACGAGATGGCCGCGTTGTTCCTTTTGACTCTGTCAACATCATCCATGCTATCGAAGCTGCTTTTAAAGCTGTTGATGAAGAAGTTGGCCCTGAAGAAGTCCGTCTGATTGAGCAGATGACTCAGCGCGTAGCCTCCTCTATCACCGGCCGTTACAACGGTCCTGTTCGGATTGATGATATTCAGAGCCTGGTAGAGCACGAGCTGGTTAATGAGCATCTCTATGACATTGCCAAGGCTTACACCTCCTATCGTCTGGATAAGGATATCAAACGCGCCAAGGCCTCCGACGTCAATGAAGCCATCAAGAAGCTGGTCAACAAGGATGAGAGCCTGGTTCGGGAAAACGCCAACAAGGACAGCAACGTTTATGCTACACAGCGCGATCTGCTTGCTGGAACTGTCAGCAAGGCTTCCGCTATGAACATGCTTCCTGCAGATGTGGCGAATGCCCACATCAAGGGCGATATCCACTTCCACGATGCCGATTATTCTCCTTTTACGCCTATGACTAACTGCTCTCTGCCTGATTTTGGCGACATGCTGAGGAACGGCTTTGAGCTGGGCAATGCCATGATGGATTCCCCTAAATCTATTGGTACTGCTGCCACCCAGATTACCCAGATTATTAAGGACATTGCCGGCAGCCAGTACGGTGGTCAGACTGTGAACCGGGCAGATGAGATGCTGGCCGAGTACGCTAAGCTTGATTACAACAAGAATCTTGACACTGCCCGGGCTCTCTTCCCCGAAGGTGAAGACATTAATCTTGCCCGGACTGTTGTTCAGGGTTTCAAAGACCGTGAGCCAAAGTGGCTGCACTTTGAGAACCGTCAGCCTCTGCCCATGGATGAGCCTTTCCACGAGGATGCCGATCCCCTGGAGCAGGTGCGCGAAGTCTACGCCAAGATTATGACCCGTAAGAACATCTACGATGCTATGCAAACTATGGAGTATCAGATTAACTCCAATCGGGTCAGCAATGGTCAGACTCCTTTTGTGACTGTTGGCTTTGGCCTGGGCACCGATTGGTTCGCCCGCGAAATTCAGCGTGCTATCTTCCTGATTCGGATCCGTGGACTGGGCAAGGATAGGCACACAGCCATTTTCCCCAAGCTGGTCTACACCGTTAAGCATGGCCTGAATGATAAGCCCGGGACTCCTAACTACGACATGAAGCAGATGGCCCTGGAGTGTGCTACCAAGCGCATGTATCCCGACATTGTTTTCTATGAAAATATTGTCAAGATTACTGGATCCTTCAAAGCTCCCATGGGCTGCCGCTCCTTCCTCAATAACTGGACTGACCCGGAAACTGGCGAAGACGTTGAAGACTCTCGCATGAATCTTGGAGTTGTTTCTGTGAACATTCCCCGCATCGCCCTGGAATCCCACGGAGATAAAGAACGTTTCTGGAAGATCTTCGATCAACGGATGGAAGTAGCTCATGAAGCCCTGCAGTTCCGCATCAAGCGTTGCAAGGAAGCTACCCCCATCAATGCTCCTACCCTCTTTGAGCATGGTGCTTTTGGCCGTTTGAAGCCAACGGATAATGTCGATACCCTCTTTAACCGCAGCCGTTCCACCATCTCCCTGGGATATATTGGTCTCTATGAAGCTACAGCCATGTTCTATGGTAAGGACTGGATGACTGATCACTCCTGGGATCCAGAAGGAAAAGAGTTTGCTCTGGAGATCGTTCGCCGCATGCATAACCTTTGTGTTCAGTGGGACAAGGAAGAAGGTTACCACTACTCCGTCTACTCCACTCCTGCAGAGAGTCTGACCGACCGTTTTGCACGTATGGATAAGGAAAAGTTCGGTATTGTGGAGGGTGTCACCGATCATGACTTCTACACCAACTCCTTCCACTATCCAGTCTGGCTCCGCCCCACTCCTATGGAAAAACTTTCCTACGAGCGCGACTTCCCTTACCTGGCAAACGGTGGTTTCATCAACTACTGTGAGTTCCCGTCGCTTCAGCAGAATCCTAAGGCTCTGGAAGCTGTCTGGGATTATGCCCACAACATCGGTATTGGTTACCTGGGGACTAACACCCCTATCGATCACTGCTTCGAGTGCGGCTTCGAAGGAGACTTTGAACCAACTGAAAACGGATTCAAGTGCCCCGAGTGCGGCAACTCTGATCCTGAGAAGTGCAATGTTACCAAGCGCACCTGCGGTTACCTGGGTAACCCCGTTCAGCGCCCCATGGTTCATGGCCGTCATGAGGAGATTGCTCACCGCGTCAAGCATATGGCGGGCGAAACCGGCCATGTTACCCTGGCTAACGGCACCGTTAAGGAATGGTGGGACGACGCTAAGTAA